The following is a genomic window from Marinobacter sp. NP-4(2019).
GTGGACGTAGACACCATTCAGGCCGCCTTGGGCGAAGGCCCGTTGAACAGCCTGCAGATGTCCATGGACATCATCGGCCAGTCCCTGGAGCTGATCACTCTGGACCCGGCAGATATCCAGACCGCCATGGAAAATGGCGAGTCCCGCGAGATGGACATTCTGGACAATGAGGTCAAGGTCGGCACTGCCACCCTGAGCTTCGCCAATGACAATGGCCTGGTGGTCACCCTCACCGGTGCGATTACCGGAGAGGCAGCCACCGCTTTCTTGCCGTTCGATCTGACACTGGCCACAAACCTTCCGGTTGATGCCCTTGATCTCTCAACCGGCGTCATCAGCCGCATACTTTCATCCAACGTGATGACCCTGAACGGCTCGGTCGACGACGGTACCGGGAGTAAAGTGCTCATCCTTGAGAACGTGGAAGCACAGCTAAACCTTGCCAAGGATCTGGCGGACACCTCCACAGAACAACTGAATGCCAATTTCCAGAATGCCTCGCTCAAGGGCGGCGTAACGCTGGCGGCCAGCACAGGAGACAGTTTCTCCGGCCAATTGGAGGCTCGCCTGACACGCTTGACCAGCAACCAGGTTCTCCTGAACGAGACCCCCGTTTCCTTCGAGCGACTGCGTTTGGCCGGTGAGTTCCAGTCTGCGGACGGCAATCGCTTCCGCAGCAGCGCTACCCTGAACATCAACAACGCCGCCAGCTTCGACACATTCGCCTGGGCCGACTACAACGATCAGTCCATTGATGTGGATACCAATGTAGACGGTAGCAATCTGGCCCCGTTGTTGGATCTGCTGCCAGAGGGCACTGTTTTACCCGATGCTGGTGTTGAATCCTGGACTCACGAAGGCGGCACCCGGGACGCTTGGTTCTATGCAGGAGGCTATGAGGGTGACGGCAGCACCAAGTATCACTATGCGTCCCTGGACGGCACCCAGATCAGTGTGGTCGCAGAAGCCATTCGGGATGCAATTGTGGCCCAACTACCCGAGACACTGACTTTCACAGGTTACAATGACAACACAGGTGAGGAAGAAACGTTTAGCCTGACAACTTCCGATGCACTGTCCAGCGGCCCGGTTTCCGCGAACGTCTGGGCCGACCCGGAGTTTGGCTCTATCTATTTGGATATTTATCCAGACATCGCTCTTCTGCCTGACGGTATCAGCGACGCCTGGGTATCAACTGGCCTGGCAGAGGGGGACTATATCTCCCTCAACAATTATGACCTCGAAACCCTGAACGTCTCCTTTGAGTCACCGGCTTTCGTTACGGATAGCCAAGCGGCTGCTGAGCTTGCCATGTCCGGCCTCGGTCTGGCTGACGCCCAGGTGAATTCTGCCTATGTCACCGAGTTCGATCCCTGGGGTGGCGAGCCCTTTGGCTACATTGATTTCACTCGTGCCGCGGAACTTGGCTACTATGAGAACTGCCTGGCCGACCCAGAGGGACAACTGCCACTACTTGGCAACGGTTGGTACGACCCCACCTGGGATGACGCCGACTGGGCCTGCGCCGATGCGACTCTGAGCTATTCCTATGAGTCCGGGGAACTGGATGCCGATACTCTAGCCAGCATCGACGGCCTGGTGTTTGATGCCCTGAGTGGCGAGTTTGGCAGCTTCGCTTCACAGCTGTCACTCAACGGCTACTATCTCAATAGTTACGGTTACCTCTACGTCGACGCGCAAACCCCCGATCTGGAGACAGCCGACAACTTCATCAATGCCTCTTTCACACTGACAGCAGGTGTGGATATGCCGGAACTGCCGGCGGCTAACGTCACCGCCACCGCCAGCCGCAAGAGCTACCGCGGCGGCAGCCTGTTGGCCAACGTCAAGTGGAACGACGGCCAGTACTCGCTGGTAGTAGCCTCTGACGACCTGGCAAACCCGGAGACTGTTACGGCCCGCATCTTCAACCCGCAGGGGTATGAGCTGACGCTGAACGGCCAGTTTGATGCAAGTGGCAACTTCACCGGCGTGACCGGGGACGCTCTGCTCAACGGCGAGGACATCGGTGATGTCGAAACCCGTAACGGTATTCCGATGATCACCTACCCGAATGGCGACGTCACTGAGTTCGAGTCCCTGTTCTGATGATCCATCGGCAACGCCGGAAAACAGGGTGGGGCTTCGGCCCCGCCCTTTTTTTCATTATCGGTTTTTTCAGTCAGGCTAATGCTGAGATCCAACCATTCGGCCGTTTCGAAAACCAGATCGTCAGCGAGCCAGAACCCATCCGCACCACCATCAAAGACTGGGGCAAAGACTTTGAACGGGGCGAACGGCAATGGTCGGTAAACCACCTGGAAGCCGGAGTACGCAAAGACGGCGTTGAGCTGTCTGTGTTTGCCCGTGCCCTGGTGGACCTGCGCATGAACGACGATGCTGCTGAATTCTATGGCCGCATTGCCCGCAAAGAGCCACTGGAGGTCGGTGAGTCTGTGCCGGTGCGGGTGCGCGCCAACGGCTTTGTCGGCCAGGGCCTGCGACTGGGTTATCGCCATCAGGCCGGCAGCTGGTCAGTCACTGGTGGCGCCGCCCTGCTGAAAGCCCGATACCTCATGTCGGGAGGCCTGGAGGGACGGTTTACCGCCACCAGCGAGTCTGATTATGACTTCAACGCCCGGGTGGACTACGTCTATTACCGGGATGTGATCTTCAAGCGTCCGGACGTGGACGAGGCCGATGGCCTGGGATGGAGCTTCGACCTGGCCGCCGACTGGCAACCCGATGAAAACTGGGCTTTCAGCTTTCGGGCCGAGGACCTGTTGGCCCGCATCCGCTGGGACGATGCGCCCTTCACCGAAGCTGCCGCCGACACCGACCAGAAACGTTACGATGAGGATGGCTATGCGGTGTTCGAACCCTTGCTGTCAGGCCGCGAAGGCTATCGGAACTTTACTCAACACCTCGACCCCCAGCTTCGGGTCGACACCAGTTGGCTGAACGGGCCCTGGTCAGCACACCTGCGTGGCCTGTACCAGTTCGATCAAGGTCTGCTGGGCTTAGGGGGCGGCTATCAGTTCGGTAACGGTCTGGCTGTACGAGGCCTGGTCTGGCCGGAACTTGAGGCCATTGGCGTTGAGCTGGAGTATCGCCGCTGGCAGGCCAGCATCGGCGCCGACCACCTGAAATGGCGGGACATACAGGCCCTGACCCTGGCCGTGTCCTACGGATATTGACAGAACGTCCCAGCCGCCAATTCCGACTAACACCAGCCGCGCATGTGCATCGCTTCTTCAATCCGTTTGAGTGCGTTAATCCATGCACCCAGCCGGATTGATTTTACTTGGTATTCAGCTGCCGTGTTCAACGCTTCCCGGTAGCTTCTGGTCAACCGGTCCTGTCGCATGCGGTTGACCGTATCAATGTCCCAGTAATAATCGGAAAGCCCCTGGCTACGTTCCATCTGGCATAAATGCACGCTACCGGCGTTGGCCAGTACATCCGGTACGACGGTCACCCCTTTTTCCAGCAGCATCTCATCGGCGGCGACCGTGACCGGGGCATTGGCAGCCTCCACCACCATCCGGGCCCGGATCCTGTCGGCATTGTCCGCGGTAATGACGCCCTGAACCGACGCCGGTACCAGCACATCACAGTCACATTCCAGCGTCTCTGCACTGGTTAAAGGCTGGCTGCCGGCAAAGTCTGCGACTTTCCCGGTGGCCTGCTTGTGTGCCAACAGGCCTGGAATATCGAGCCCGTCGTTCGCATAGACGCCGCCACGGCTATCACTCACCGCCACCACATCACACCCGGCTTCGTAGAACAGACCTGCTGCTACCGACCCGACCTGACCAAATCCCTGGATAGCGACACGGGCATTTTCAATATCATAGCCATCCAGCGTCGAAGCCTCCTGAAATACGTCGAAAACACCACTGCCGGTCGCTTCATACCCCCCCAGGGATCCGCCAAGGATGGGAGGTTTGTCATTGACCGCTGTCGGCTGATGGTATCCGGTGACTGATTCATATTCGTCCAGCATCCAGCTCATGGATTGCAGCCCGGTGCCGATATCCGCACCGGGCACATCGTAAGCCGGACCACGGGGACGCAGGTTGCGAATGTAAGCCCGGCAAAGAGACTGCAACTCCCGATCACTCAGTTCACGCGGGTCGGCCACGATGCCGCCCTTGCCCCCACCGGCAGGAATCCGGCCAGCGGCATGTTTGATCGCCATGATCAGTGCCAGCGATTTCACCTCATCAAGTTCGAGATCGGCAGAAATCCGTGTCCCATCTCGACTCGGACCCAGGGCATCGTTATAACGGACCCGATGGGCATCGAAGACACGAAAGCTGCCGTCGTCCATCTTCAATGGAATGCGAAACGACACCACGCGTGCAGGTGCGGCAAGAAATTCCATCACATTGGGGTCAATCTGACCGAGACGTCCGGCCTCACGAAGAATCTGCCCGCTTTCATCCAGAAGATCGTATGTCATGGCATACCCCCCTTACAGGTTGAAGGCAGCCCCGTGCAGGGACCGCATCCTAACCCTAAAGATAGCAGCCATGATTATCGTAGTCGGTAAAGGGCTCGCCGTGGTTGTTCAAGAAGCAGAGTGGACTTCCTCCGGTGTGGTGGACAACCGAATACAAACCTTCCCCACCGTATGTCGCGACTCGACATGTCGGTGCGCGTCCTGCGCTTGGGAAACGGGGTAGATCGCATCAATATGGGGGATGATCTTCCTGGCTTCTATCCAGTCTTTTAATTGCGCCAGATCTGCCGAGCGGGATTTCACTTCGACCAATCGGGATCGTTTGCCAAGACCGGTGCGAGCCAGAGCTTCGGAGATGATGGTGGAAGCTTTGGGTACCGTGCTGACGAATATGCCTCGTTTTCCGAGCTGCCGGGAAAAGTCCTTGTGTGTCAATTTCCCGAAAACATCAAACACCACATCAAATTGCTGTGATAGTTGATTGGCAGCCTGATCCTGATAACTGTAGACCGCATCCGCACCGATGGATTCCACGAACTGCAGATTTTTAGAACCGCAGACCGCATGCACTTCGGCACCCAGCGCCTTGGCAATCTGTACCGCGAAATGCCCTACTCCGCCGCTGGCGCCATTGATTAACACTCGGTGCCCTTTCTGGACTTTGCACAAATCTCTCAAAGCCTGCAGTGCAGTCAGAGCTGCGAGCGGAACACTGCCTGCCTGCTCAAGGGAAAGATTACCGGGTGCATGGCAGATCTCGTCACCCCTCAACAGGGCCACCTCAGCATGAACGCCACCGGAGAAATGGTTAGTCATCCCGAAAACCCTGTCGCCGATTGCATAGCCTGTGACGTTGTCACCGACTGCCAGGATCTCTCCCGACACATCCAGCCCTGAAATACGAGGTAGCGGATCGCGCGCCAGGGTTTTGCTGAACTTTCCTTTTCGCAGCAGCACATCTTTGGGGTTCACACTTCCGGCAACGACTTTGACCAGTACACTCCCGTCGGTAAGTTCCGGCTCCTGCCAGTCACCGCTCCACTCCAATTCATCGGCAGAACCGAATTTACGATAGATCAGTGCCTTCATGTCTTTGCCTCACTGCGGAATGACATTAGAGACTTTGCCATGATTATCTTCCTCAAAGAATTTCACGCTTCGGTGTCGTGTGCATATAGTCGATCATGGCGACGGTTAAGGCAGATACGTTTACCAATATTGAGGATCATTGAATGCCTCGATGCAACGAGCCTGTCCCAGCGGTAGCTCAATACTGCCTCCATTCAGTGATTGCCCCAACCACCCTTCAGGATGAGCTAGTTCAAATGGTGCTTTCGCAAGCTCTTGAGGTACGTGCTTGAACCCCATTTTTGAATAATAGTTCGGATCGCCATAGGTAAAAATGAGCTCAACACCCAATTCAGCCAGGTACTTGATGCCAAAATTAATCAGTTTTTGGCCAACGCCTTTGCCCTGATGAGCTGTATCTACAGCTACTGGTGACAATAGAAAAGCTCTAATAGGGGAGCCGAACGACAACCGTGTGAAGAATTATCCAAAGGCATTAGCTCTGAACCACCCTCGGCTAGAGCCCGAAATGCCTTTTCATGTTCGCCAGCTTCGTAGCGCTGAAGATCAATGATCTCTGAACCAGGGAATAGAGAGGTATAGAACTTGATCGCCTCCTCGGCTTTCCCTGCCTGTTTCCCGACAAACATGAGCGAGGTCTTAATGGATTTCATCTGTTCCTCCGTTCTAGTTTGCACACATAACGCGCGCAGCATGCGCGGCTTTGAAATGGAGGCGAAGCCGCAATGTAGTAGACGTCGCCGTGACTGCATGGTTAGGTGAGGCCTACGATTAATCACTCCCACTTCTCATATGCCTCACTGCAAGAGCCACCTAAAATCATATTGAGGATGCACTCTCTATTTTGATCCTCTTTCGGAGGCTCGCTACCTCCATAAAATTCACATTCGTCTTGGTACTGTCGATAGTTATCCGGATTACTCAGATCATCTGTTGCCCTTTTCTTAAGGTTTAAACAGTACTCCGAAGCTCCGTAGTACCTTGCGTTTCCCTCAAGGGCGCGGTCTTGATTGGACGCGCACCCAACCAGCATGACCCCGCAAAAAAGAATGAATAGACGTTTCATAATTCCCTTTAGCACCTAGACATTATGACTCCCCACCAGGGGGCTGCCCCCTGGTGGGGAGTCATATCAACGCTGCGCACAACGGCGCCCTGACAAGAGCGTCCGGTGGACGGCCGACAGGCCGGGAATGGTATTCCCCCAAAAAAATAGACACGCCCCATTAGTTAGCTCCCTCGAACTCTAACGGAGTCCGGTAACCAAGGCTACTGTGGAGCCGTTCGGTGTTATAAAAGCGTTCAATATAGTGTTTTATATGGTGTCTCAATTGGCGGAGCGTAATGTAGCTGGTGGCATGGAGCAATTCTCCCTTCAGGCTTTTGAAGAATGATTCCACCTCGGCGTTGTCCGTGCAGTATCCAGGACGGCTCATACTGTGGCGCACCTGATGGCGGGCCAGCATGTCACGCATTTTCAGGGCTCTGAACTCGGTTCCGCGGTCGGTATGCAGCAGAAGCCCTGGCGACGGGGAACGATCAGCCATAGCCTGCCTGAGAGCCCCACGAGACAAGTCACTATTCAGGTTGGCTTCCAGTTTCCACCCGACAATGCGGCGGGAGTAAAGGTCCAGAACCACCGCAAGAAATACGTTCTTCCGGCCCATCTTGATGTACGTAACGTCGCTGCTCCATTGCCGATTCACCGCTACTGGTTTGTCCAGGGTCAGGCGATGGTTCGGCCAGGCCTTTAGGACCGCTCGTCGGGTAAGTAGCCTGCGATAGATTCTGTGAGTTCGGGCCTTCATGCCCCAGACCTGCATCAGGCGGGCAACACGATTCTCACCCACACGGAGACCTTGCCGTTTGAGGGCGCGATACACTTTCGGGCT
Proteins encoded in this region:
- a CDS encoding Glu/Leu/Phe/Val family dehydrogenase → MTYDLLDESGQILREAGRLGQIDPNVMEFLAAPARVVSFRIPLKMDDGSFRVFDAHRVRYNDALGPSRDGTRISADLELDEVKSLALIMAIKHAAGRIPAGGGKGGIVADPRELSDRELQSLCRAYIRNLRPRGPAYDVPGADIGTGLQSMSWMLDEYESVTGYHQPTAVNDKPPILGGSLGGYEATGSGVFDVFQEASTLDGYDIENARVAIQGFGQVGSVAAGLFYEAGCDVVAVSDSRGGVYANDGLDIPGLLAHKQATGKVADFAGSQPLTSAETLECDCDVLVPASVQGVITADNADRIRARMVVEAANAPVTVAADEMLLEKGVTVVPDVLANAGSVHLCQMERSQGLSDYYWDIDTVNRMRQDRLTRSYREALNTAAEYQVKSIRLGAWINALKRIEEAMHMRGWC
- a CDS encoding NAD(P)-dependent alcohol dehydrogenase codes for the protein MKALIYRKFGSADELEWSGDWQEPELTDGSVLVKVVAGSVNPKDVLLRKGKFSKTLARDPLPRISGLDVSGEILAVGDNVTGYAIGDRVFGMTNHFSGGVHAEVALLRGDEICHAPGNLSLEQAGSVPLAALTALQALRDLCKVQKGHRVLINGASGGVGHFAVQIAKALGAEVHAVCGSKNLQFVESIGADAVYSYQDQAANQLSQQFDVVFDVFGKLTHKDFSRQLGKRGIFVSTVPKASTIISEALARTGLGKRSRLVEVKSRSADLAQLKDWIEARKIIPHIDAIYPVSQAQDAHRHVESRHTVGKVCIRLSTTPEEVHSAS
- a CDS encoding GNAT family N-acetyltransferase; amino-acid sequence: MSPVAVDTAHQGKGVGQKLINFGIKYLAELGVELIFTYGDPNYYSKMGFKHVPQELAKAPFELAHPEGWLGQSLNGGSIELPLGQARCIEAFNDPQYW
- a CDS encoding VOC family protein, yielding MKSIKTSLMFVGKQAGKAEEAIKFYTSLFPGSEIIDLQRYEAGEHEKAFRALAEGGSELMPLDNSSHGCRSAPLLELFYCHQ
- a CDS encoding IS3 family transposase, translating into MEATNSRASRGERRPKKVSTFSGRGTTEAFRFAWKHRREHGVKALCRHLNISRSGYYAWVNRKPGKRASENAELLLKIRRIFNESEGRYGSPKVYRALKRQGLRVGENRVARLMQVWGMKARTHRIYRRLLTRRAVLKAWPNHRLTLDKPVAVNRQWSSDVTYIKMGRKNVFLAVVLDLYSRRIVGWKLEANLNSDLSRGALRQAMADRSPSPGLLLHTDRGTEFRALKMRDMLARHQVRHSMSRPGYCTDNAEVESFFKSLKGELLHATSYITLRQLRHHIKHYIERFYNTERLHSSLGYRTPLEFEGAN